Proteins found in one uncultured Campylobacter sp. genomic segment:
- a CDS encoding ABC transporter ATP-binding protein — MLELKNLTIYRGSLCTADAVNASFEEGKVYSVLGPNGAGKTTLISAIFGEMHYEGEIKFGDERLNFKNHFSWKKKIGYMPQDSYVDASLTALEVVLLGLMDSLGLYLKDEQINSAVDIMKKLGILHLAGRDVMQLSGGQRQMVMFASVLIKKPKILLLDEPVSALDMHHQCVLLDCVRKFTREHGITTVMILHDLSLASQFSDEVLLLSDGKIKAKGEAKKTITKELIQELYKVNVDIFYDDAGVPAVVAKSAFGVE, encoded by the coding sequence ATGCTAGAGCTTAAGAATTTAACGATATACCGCGGCTCGCTTTGCACGGCAGATGCCGTAAACGCTAGCTTTGAAGAAGGCAAGGTTTACTCCGTACTAGGGCCTAACGGCGCAGGCAAAACTACGCTTATAAGTGCGATTTTCGGCGAGATGCACTATGAGGGCGAGATTAAATTCGGCGACGAGAGGTTAAATTTCAAAAACCATTTCTCGTGGAAAAAGAAAATCGGCTACATGCCCCAAGATAGCTACGTAGACGCGAGTTTAACGGCTCTTGAGGTCGTTTTGCTAGGGCTTATGGATAGTCTAGGGCTTTATCTAAAAGACGAGCAAATAAACTCGGCCGTAGATATAATGAAAAAACTAGGGATTTTGCACCTAGCCGGTCGTGACGTGATGCAGCTCTCAGGCGGCCAGCGCCAGATGGTGATGTTTGCCTCCGTGCTTATCAAAAAGCCTAAAATTTTACTTTTGGACGAGCCTGTTTCGGCTCTTGATATGCACCATCAATGCGTGCTTTTGGACTGCGTTAGGAAATTTACCCGCGAACACGGTATAACTACCGTGATGATACTGCACGATTTATCGCTGGCGTCGCAGTTTAGCGACGAGGTGTTGCTACTAAGCGACGGCAAGATAAAAGCCAAAGGCGAAGCTAAAAAAACCATAACTAAAGAGCTAATACAAGAGCTTTATAAAGTAAACGTGGATATTTTTTACGACGATGCCGGCGTACCGGCCGTAGTCGCAAAGTCGGCATTCGGGGTAGAGTAG
- a CDS encoding CTP synthase — MQKNSNETKYIFITGGVLSSLGKGIAAASIATLLKNTGLKVSMLKADPYINVDPGTMSPLEHGEVFVTDDGAETDLDLGHYERFLDESLSQDNNFTTGRVYSSVIEKERRGDYLGKTIQVIPHIVGEIVDRIKKAGEGRDVLIVEIGGTVGDIEGLPFLEAIRALRIEVGRKRAMNIHLTLVPFIKVAGELKTKPTQHSVGELRRIGISPDMIICRAEQPLNRELKDKIAASCGVERNCVIESIDSASIYQVPLAFYNQDILSPIAEILNLGELKLDMRNWDSLVKRIIAPTKETKIAFVGKYVDLKESYKSLTESIIHAGASLDARVNLKWIDSEKIEPSNVDELLKDVGGVLVAGGFGERGVSGKIEAIKYARENGVPYLGICLGMQLALIEFARNVLKLEDANSVEFKPECVNPIIYLIDSFIDAHGQTQIRTHQSPIGGTMRLGAYACDVKPGSLLSQIYDGAKSVKERHRHRYEANPKYRAEFEANGLIVSGESDGLIEAVELSSPASGAKNSHPWFVGVQFHPEFTSRLTNPNPVVLGFIKASLEKSK, encoded by the coding sequence ATGCAAAAAAATTCAAACGAAACAAAGTATATTTTTATAACGGGCGGCGTGCTAAGCTCGCTAGGCAAAGGCATCGCGGCGGCTTCTATTGCCACGCTTCTTAAAAATACCGGCTTAAAAGTAAGCATGCTAAAAGCAGACCCCTACATCAACGTAGACCCCGGAACCATGAGTCCGCTCGAGCACGGTGAGGTTTTCGTCACTGACGACGGCGCGGAGACCGATCTGGATCTCGGACACTACGAGAGATTTTTAGACGAGAGCCTAAGCCAGGATAACAACTTCACGACCGGCCGCGTCTATAGCTCCGTTATCGAAAAAGAGCGCAGAGGCGACTATCTAGGTAAAACGATCCAAGTCATCCCGCACATCGTGGGCGAGATCGTGGACCGCATCAAAAAGGCGGGCGAGGGTCGCGACGTGCTGATCGTCGAGATCGGCGGCACGGTGGGCGACATCGAGGGTTTGCCGTTTTTGGAGGCTATCCGCGCCCTTCGCATCGAGGTCGGCCGCAAACGCGCGATGAATATCCACCTAACCCTCGTGCCCTTTATCAAGGTTGCGGGCGAGCTAAAAACCAAGCCTACTCAGCACAGCGTCGGCGAGCTGCGCCGTATCGGCATTAGCCCCGATATGATCATTTGCCGCGCCGAGCAGCCGCTAAACCGCGAGCTAAAAGATAAAATAGCCGCTAGCTGCGGCGTAGAGCGCAACTGCGTCATCGAGAGCATCGACTCGGCCAGCATCTATCAGGTGCCTCTCGCGTTTTATAATCAAGATATTTTGAGCCCGATCGCCGAAATTTTAAATTTGGGCGAACTAAAGCTTGATATGCGCAACTGGGACAGCCTAGTTAAGCGCATCATTGCGCCGACGAAAGAAACCAAGATAGCGTTCGTGGGCAAATACGTCGATCTAAAAGAGAGCTACAAGAGCCTAACCGAGAGCATAATCCACGCGGGCGCGAGCCTTGACGCGAGGGTAAATTTAAAGTGGATAGATAGCGAGAAAATCGAGCCTTCAAACGTCGATGAACTGTTAAAAGACGTGGGCGGCGTGCTTGTCGCCGGGGGTTTTGGCGAGCGCGGCGTGAGCGGCAAGATCGAGGCGATAAAATACGCCCGCGAAAACGGCGTGCCGTATCTTGGTATCTGCCTAGGCATGCAGCTAGCGCTCATCGAGTTTGCCCGCAACGTGCTAAAACTCGAGGATGCAAATTCGGTCGAATTTAAGCCTGAGTGCGTAAATCCTATCATCTATCTCATCGATAGCTTCATCGACGCGCACGGCCAGACGCAGATCCGCACGCACCAAAGCCCGATCGGCGGCACGATGAGGCTTGGCGCTTACGCCTGCGACGTGAAGCCGGGCTCACTACTAAGCCAAATCTACGACGGCGCTAAAAGCGTCAAAGAACGCCACCGCCACCGCTACGAGGCAAATCCGAAATACAGAGCCGAATTTGAAGCAAACGGCCTGATAGTTAGCGGCGAGAGCGACGGGCTGATCGAGGCCGTCGAGCTTAGCTCGCCTGCCTCGGGCGCTAAAAACTCGCATCCGTGGTTTGTCGGCGTGCAGTTTCATCCGGAGTTTACTAGCCGCCTAACAAACCCGAATCCCGTAGTTTTGGGCTTTATCAAAGCTAGCTTAGAAAAATCGAAATAA
- a CDS encoding DUF4304 domain-containing protein, whose product MTPREIFLNGCNEIAANFADLKPTQKGQKLSKKSADKGVWFEIYFQSNMHNHKGSVEILPHIAIYCKSLKKLMQEELPYATDLVFAKQLGYLMPHKQFRDWQLAGASFEPSVREISAAIKDYALPIFELFEDKQKVAEFMMQRGTKFNPNLKDTDLYPIFFMFYFGGRDAAEAFFNVFLNDCSFRGRFYKLYDKFATSAHEFDAKSFESDAAVKFAFLKGLKILNH is encoded by the coding sequence ATGACTCCGCGCGAGATATTTTTAAACGGCTGCAATGAAATCGCGGCAAATTTTGCAGACCTTAAGCCTACGCAAAAAGGGCAAAAACTAAGCAAAAAAAGCGCCGACAAGGGCGTTTGGTTTGAGATTTATTTTCAGTCAAACATGCATAATCACAAGGGTAGCGTGGAGATCCTGCCGCACATCGCGATCTACTGCAAGAGCCTAAAAAAGCTGATGCAAGAGGAGCTACCCTACGCGACTGATCTCGTGTTTGCCAAGCAGCTGGGCTATCTCATGCCGCACAAACAGTTTCGCGACTGGCAGCTCGCGGGTGCTAGCTTTGAGCCTAGCGTGCGCGAGATTAGCGCGGCTATCAAGGATTACGCGCTGCCTATTTTTGAGCTTTTTGAGGATAAGCAAAAGGTGGCGGAGTTTATGATGCAACGCGGGACTAAATTTAACCCGAATTTAAAAGATACCGATTTATATCCGATTTTTTTCATGTTTTATTTTGGCGGCAGGGACGCTGCGGAGGCGTTTTTTAACGTATTTTTAAACGACTGCTCTTTTAGAGGCAGATTTTACAAGCTTTACGATAAATTTGCTACCTCCGCGCACGAATTTGACGCAAAATCGTTTGAGAGCGACGCTGCGGTTAAATTTGCATTTTTAAAAGGGCTTAAAATTTTAAATCACTAA
- a CDS encoding dephospho-CoA kinase: MPQFKHAIVVTGSIGSGKSAVCEILRERGFEIIDADSIAHEQLNLCASEVAAEFGDEVLSGGEAQRLAFARVYFAKPAFLLLDEATSALDNALAKELLTALKHDFPNLGVLAITHQEELKFIFDKVVDTGSSE, encoded by the coding sequence ATGCCGCAATTTAAACACGCAATCGTCGTCACGGGCAGTATCGGCAGCGGCAAAAGCGCGGTTTGCGAGATACTGCGCGAACGAGGATTTGAGATCATCGACGCAGACTCTATCGCCCACGAACAGTTAAATTTATGCGCAAGCGAGGTTGCGGCGGAGTTTGGAGACGAGGTTTTAAGCGGCGGCGAGGCACAAAGGCTTGCGTTTGCGAGGGTTTATTTTGCGAAGCCTGCGTTTTTACTGCTTGACGAGGCGACTTCGGCGCTTGATAACGCGCTGGCAAAAGAGCTTTTAACCGCCCTAAAGCACGACTTTCCGAACCTTGGCGTACTAGCTATCACACACCAAGAGGAGCTTAAATTTATCTTTGACAAGGTTGTAGATACCGGCTCTAGCGAGTAA
- the cydB gene encoding cytochrome d ubiquinol oxidase subunit II produces the protein MKTMLSLEFLQIYWWCVVSLLGGLLVFMMFVQGGQTLLFGLCKNELQKDMVINSIGRKWELTFTTLVMFGGACFAAFPLFYATSFGGAYWVWLAILFCFILQAVSYEYRKKPDNFLGQKTYEIFLFINGSLGVILIGMAVSTFFSGSDFLLNEHNFVQWQTPFRGLEALGNIMLYPLGIAVFFLSRVGGALYLINNIDDEEIRASARKAALKNTILFLPFFLAFAAWVLSKPGFGYDEAGEVSVVAFKYAHNFADMPIIAVAAVAGVCGVLFGVFKGAFTKSIYGIVPFGAGVVLVVTALFLISGLNGTAFYPSFSDLQSSLTIKNASSSRYTLNVMFYVSFLVPVVLGYIVAVWRAMDSKKITANEIERDHHAY, from the coding sequence TTGAAAACCATGCTTAGTTTAGAATTTTTACAAATTTACTGGTGGTGCGTAGTTAGCTTGCTGGGCGGTTTGCTAGTGTTTATGATGTTTGTTCAGGGCGGACAGACGCTACTTTTCGGGCTTTGTAAAAACGAGCTTCAAAAGGACATGGTGATAAATTCTATCGGGCGCAAATGGGAGCTTACTTTTACCACGCTCGTAATGTTTGGCGGCGCTTGTTTTGCGGCGTTTCCGCTATTTTACGCGACGAGCTTTGGCGGCGCGTACTGGGTGTGGCTGGCGATTTTGTTTTGCTTTATCCTCCAAGCCGTGAGCTACGAATACCGCAAAAAACCGGACAACTTCCTAGGTCAAAAAACCTATGAAATTTTCCTTTTTATTAACGGTTCTTTAGGCGTTATACTCATCGGCATGGCGGTTAGCACGTTTTTTTCGGGTAGCGACTTTTTACTAAACGAGCACAACTTCGTGCAGTGGCAAACGCCGTTTCGCGGACTTGAAGCGCTGGGTAATATCATGCTCTATCCGCTAGGCATCGCGGTATTTTTTCTCTCTCGCGTGGGCGGAGCGCTCTACCTCATCAACAACATCGACGATGAGGAGATAAGAGCTAGCGCCAGAAAAGCGGCGCTAAAAAATACGATTTTGTTTTTGCCGTTTTTTCTAGCTTTTGCCGCTTGGGTGCTTAGTAAGCCGGGCTTTGGTTACGACGAAGCGGGCGAAGTTTCCGTAGTCGCGTTTAAATACGCTCATAATTTCGCCGATATGCCGATAATAGCCGTTGCGGCGGTCGCGGGCGTTTGCGGCGTGCTGTTTGGCGTATTTAAGGGCGCGTTTACGAAAAGCATCTACGGCATCGTGCCTTTTGGCGCGGGCGTCGTGCTCGTAGTTACCGCGTTGTTTTTGATATCGGGGCTAAACGGTACGGCGTTTTATCCGTCGTTTAGCGATTTACAAAGCTCGCTAACTATCAAAAACGCGAGCTCCAGCCGCTACACGCTAAACGTAATGTTTTACGTAAGCTTTTTAGTGCCCGTAGTTTTGGGCTATATCGTCGCGGTCTGGCGCGCTATGGATAGCAAAAAGATCACCGCAAACGAGATAGAGCGCGATCATCACGCGTATTAA
- a CDS encoding iron ABC transporter permease → MNKISSEEVVKAHRKREFKRLIIILSFIAVGLISMVFDIGTGPAMLSPKEVVDTLLQPILGGEQDKFLYHIVYDIRLPVALMALVVGAALGAGGAEIQTLLNNPMASPYTLGLAAAAGFGASLVMAFGSFGLPQIYAVPIGAFVMTMLAASILFLFSMMRRFGSATLVLVGIALLFLFQSMLSLVQFLSAPEISQAILFWLFGSLQKAKWSTLAVATVVTVVCISLLMLNTWALTALKLGEERAKSMGVNLSALRIKILLIVSVMTATVISFVGVIGFIGLVAPHIARNLVGEDQRFFLPTTIFVGAAFLSIASVLSKVINPGGLFPVGIITAFVGVPFFFWIILSRKNVC, encoded by the coding sequence ATGAATAAAATAAGCTCCGAAGAGGTCGTAAAGGCTCATAGAAAGCGCGAATTTAAACGCCTAATCATCATCTTGAGCTTTATAGCCGTGGGTCTTATTTCGATGGTATTTGATATCGGTACCGGGCCTGCGATGCTCTCGCCAAAAGAAGTCGTAGATACGCTTTTACAGCCGATTTTAGGCGGCGAGCAGGATAAATTTTTATACCACATCGTTTACGATATCAGGCTTCCCGTAGCGCTTATGGCTTTAGTCGTAGGCGCGGCTTTGGGAGCGGGCGGCGCAGAGATACAGACGCTTTTAAACAACCCTATGGCAAGCCCCTATACGCTGGGGCTTGCCGCGGCGGCGGGGTTTGGCGCATCGCTGGTGATGGCGTTTGGTTCGTTTGGACTGCCTCAAATTTACGCCGTGCCTATCGGTGCGTTTGTTATGACGATGCTAGCGGCGTCTATACTGTTTTTGTTTTCGATGATGAGGCGATTTGGGTCGGCTACTTTGGTTTTAGTCGGTATCGCGCTTTTGTTTTTGTTTCAGTCTATGCTCTCTTTGGTGCAGTTTTTGTCTGCGCCCGAGATTTCGCAGGCGATTTTGTTTTGGCTGTTCGGTAGCCTCCAAAAAGCTAAATGGAGTACGCTGGCAGTCGCTACGGTCGTAACGGTCGTATGCATCTCGCTACTGATGCTAAATACTTGGGCGCTAACGGCTTTGAAACTGGGCGAAGAGCGAGCCAAAAGCATGGGCGTAAATTTATCCGCCCTTAGGATTAAAATTTTGCTTATAGTTTCGGTTATGACGGCTACGGTAATTAGCTTCGTCGGCGTTATAGGCTTTATCGGTCTGGTCGCTCCGCATATCGCTAGAAATTTGGTCGGCGAGGATCAGAGATTTTTCCTACCTACTACTATCTTCGTCGGTGCGGCGTTTTTGTCGATAGCTTCGGTACTTTCTAAGGTTATAAACCCAGGCGGACTCTTTCCGGTTGGTATCATCACGGCGTTTGTGGGCGTGCCGTTTTTCTTCTGGATCATCCTTTCAAGGAAAAACGTATGCTAG
- the rplT gene encoding 50S ribosomal protein L20, with protein sequence MARVKTGVVRRRRHKKVLKLARGFFSARHKHFRKAKEQLERSLVYAYRDRRRKKRDFRRLWIVRINAACRLNDISYSRFIAGLKKANIELDRKILADLAMNDAKAFSELASKAKAAL encoded by the coding sequence ATGGCAAGAGTAAAAACAGGCGTAGTTAGAAGAAGACGCCATAAAAAAGTTTTAAAACTAGCTAGAGGTTTTTTCAGCGCTAGACACAAACACTTTAGAAAAGCTAAAGAGCAATTAGAAAGAAGTTTGGTCTATGCTTACCGCGACAGACGCCGCAAGAAACGCGACTTCCGCCGCTTGTGGATAGTGCGCATCAATGCTGCGTGCCGCCTAAACGACATTAGCTATTCTCGCTTTATTGCGGGACTTAAAAAAGCAAATATCGAGCTTGATAGAAAAATCTTAGCCGATCTAGCTATGAATGACGCAAAAGCTTTCAGCGAGCTAGCTTCAAAAGCAAAGGCTGCTTTATAA
- the recJ gene encoding single-stranded-DNA-specific exonuclease RecJ produces the protein MLNKEKIKELLSQRFENDIHKKLSEIPTPDALKDVFKGAERIKRAIEQNEKIVIVGDYDVDGVIASVIMAEFFDDLGVSEYLVRIPNRFSDGYGLNPQIVEEIADAGLIVTVDNGISANDAAQICKQKGIDLIITDHHMPPDVLPEAYAIINPKQKDCHFPNVEICGAQVAWYLVGALKDVCRINYDMGKFLDLLAIAIIADMMELRDLNRILVKLGVNRLNSSRRPAFTAIKQLYGKDKFECDDISFLIAPLINSSGRMDDASVSFEFLRAKNLDRACECLDTIVSFNNSRKEEERALFECSLKDVREDEHIIVTWGRGWHEGVIGIVASRLAKQFKKPAIVFSIDENRAKGSARSVGKLDILSLIASHEKLLAGYGGHKGAAGIVIDPANLEAFKNAINSSCMLMDLHEFSAFDEPLGEIEAGEVDFELLEILEHFEPYGQKNPRPLFEIKSAVVKNKKLIGREQNHLKLILQKDGKCLEALFFNFTREPHTGESIDLVFSVSKNSFRGLVTPQLLVKEIS, from the coding sequence ATGTTAAATAAGGAAAAGATAAAGGAATTACTGAGCCAAAGATTTGAAAATGACATTCACAAAAAACTTTCAGAAATTCCTACGCCCGATGCATTAAAGGATGTATTTAAGGGTGCCGAGCGTATAAAACGCGCGATCGAGCAAAACGAAAAGATCGTTATCGTCGGCGACTACGACGTGGACGGCGTGATCGCCAGCGTCATAATGGCCGAGTTTTTCGATGATTTAGGCGTTAGCGAGTATCTCGTACGTATCCCAAATCGTTTTAGCGACGGCTACGGGCTAAATCCGCAAATCGTCGAAGAGATCGCCGACGCTGGCCTCATCGTGACCGTAGATAACGGCATCTCGGCAAACGACGCGGCTCAAATTTGCAAGCAAAAAGGCATCGATCTTATCATCACCGATCACCACATGCCCCCAGACGTCCTGCCCGAGGCCTACGCGATCATAAATCCGAAGCAAAAGGATTGCCACTTTCCAAACGTCGAAATTTGCGGCGCTCAGGTCGCGTGGTATCTAGTCGGCGCGCTAAAAGACGTATGCCGCATCAACTACGATATGGGTAAATTTCTCGACCTCCTAGCCATCGCGATAATCGCCGATATGATGGAGCTTCGCGATCTAAACCGCATCCTGGTTAAGCTTGGCGTAAACCGCCTAAACAGCTCGCGCAGGCCCGCGTTTACCGCGATAAAGCAGCTTTACGGCAAGGATAAATTCGAGTGCGACGACATCAGCTTTCTCATCGCGCCGCTCATCAACTCCTCGGGCCGTATGGACGATGCGAGCGTCTCGTTTGAGTTTTTGCGCGCTAAAAATTTAGACCGAGCTTGCGAGTGCCTCGACACCATCGTGAGCTTTAACAACTCGCGCAAGGAGGAGGAGCGAGCGCTTTTTGAGTGCTCGCTAAAGGACGTGCGCGAGGATGAGCATATCATCGTGACGTGGGGTAGGGGCTGGCACGAGGGCGTCATCGGTATCGTCGCATCGCGTCTGGCAAAGCAGTTTAAAAAGCCCGCCATTGTCTTTAGTATCGACGAAAACCGCGCCAAAGGCAGCGCTAGAAGCGTGGGCAAGCTAGACATCCTCTCGCTCATCGCTAGCCACGAAAAGCTGCTTGCGGGCTACGGCGGACACAAGGGGGCTGCCGGCATCGTGATAGATCCGGCAAATTTAGAAGCGTTTAAAAACGCGATAAATAGCTCGTGTATGCTGATGGATTTGCACGAATTTAGCGCATTTGACGAGCCGTTAGGCGAGATAGAAGCCGGTGAAGTGGACTTTGAGCTGCTTGAAATTTTGGAGCATTTCGAGCCCTACGGACAGAAAAATCCGCGCCCGCTCTTTGAGATCAAATCCGCCGTCGTCAAAAACAAAAAACTAATCGGCAGAGAGCAAAATCACCTAAAGCTCATCCTGCAAAAAGACGGCAAGTGCCTCGAGGCGCTGTTTTTTAACTTCACTCGCGAGCCGCATACGGGCGAGAGCATAGACCTAGTTTTTTCGGTATCGAAAAACTCGTTTCGCGGACTCGTCACGCCGCAGCTACTGGTAAAAGAAATATCGTAA
- a CDS encoding cytochrome ubiquinol oxidase subunit I — MSEIASVDWSRAQFALTAIYHFLFVPLTLGLSFIIAIMESIYVKTGSEQWLKITKFWLKLFGINFAIGVATGIIMEFEFGTNWANYSWFVGDIFGAPLAIEGLLAFFMEATFFAVMFFGWDKVSKKFHLVSTWLVAIGSNLSALWILIANGWMQYPVGMKFNPATARMEMENFFEVALSPVGIIKFLHTVTSGYVASALFVIGISAWFILKGRHLIMAKKSIVVAASFGLATSLFLMFSGDESAYQVARTQPMKLAAMEGLYKGEQNAGLVAMGVLDPSKKPGDGKDAFLLELKVPYALGIMATRKFDSFTPGIEDLVYGNEAQNIESVASKMAKGSLAVSALASYNAAKKSGDKAAMEQAEQTLAQNMKFLGYGYLKSPESAVPPVGTTFYSFHLMVALGTYFLALFLVVTYLTMANDIENFKKLLWACVFSIPLGLVAIEAGWIVAEVGRQPWVVQDLMTVGVGATNLADTNIKISFWLFAVLFTALLIAEIKIMLKQIKIGFENHA, encoded by the coding sequence ATGTCTGAAATCGCTTCGGTCGATTGGTCGCGCGCGCAGTTTGCGCTCACCGCGATTTACCACTTTTTGTTTGTTCCGCTCACGCTGGGACTTAGTTTTATTATCGCCATTATGGAGAGCATTTACGTCAAAACCGGCAGCGAGCAGTGGCTAAAAATCACCAAATTTTGGCTAAAACTCTTCGGTATAAATTTTGCCATCGGCGTAGCTACGGGCATCATAATGGAATTTGAGTTCGGCACCAACTGGGCTAATTACAGCTGGTTTGTCGGCGACATCTTCGGCGCGCCGCTAGCTATCGAGGGCTTGCTCGCGTTTTTTATGGAGGCGACGTTTTTTGCCGTTATGTTTTTCGGCTGGGATAAGGTTAGTAAGAAATTTCACCTCGTCTCGACCTGGCTTGTCGCTATCGGTTCAAATTTGAGCGCGCTTTGGATCCTCATCGCAAACGGTTGGATGCAGTATCCGGTGGGTATGAAATTTAACCCGGCAACCGCCAGAATGGAAATGGAAAATTTCTTCGAGGTCGCTCTTAGCCCGGTAGGCATCATCAAATTTTTACACACCGTAACTAGCGGCTACGTCGCTAGCGCGCTTTTTGTTATAGGCATTTCGGCGTGGTTTATCCTAAAAGGACGCCACCTGATCATGGCTAAAAAATCCATCGTCGTAGCGGCGAGCTTCGGGCTTGCGACCTCGCTGTTTTTGATGTTTAGCGGCGACGAGAGCGCATATCAGGTCGCGCGCACCCAGCCGATGAAACTAGCCGCTATGGAAGGCCTTTATAAAGGCGAACAAAACGCCGGCCTAGTCGCCATGGGCGTGCTAGATCCGTCTAAAAAACCCGGCGACGGCAAGGACGCGTTTTTGCTCGAACTAAAAGTGCCTTACGCGCTTGGAATCATGGCTACTAGAAAATTTGATAGCTTTACTCCGGGCATCGAGGATTTAGTCTACGGCAACGAAGCACAAAATATAGAAAGCGTCGCAAGCAAGATGGCCAAAGGCTCGCTAGCCGTTAGCGCGCTAGCTAGCTACAACGCCGCTAAAAAATCGGGCGATAAAGCCGCGATGGAGCAAGCAGAGCAAACTCTGGCTCAAAATATGAAATTTCTAGGCTACGGCTACCTAAAATCCCCGGAAAGCGCCGTACCGCCGGTCGGCACTACGTTTTATAGCTTTCACTTGATGGTGGCTCTTGGTACTTACTTTTTGGCTTTATTTTTGGTCGTTACGTATCTTACGATGGCAAACGATATCGAAAATTTCAAAAAGCTGCTGTGGGCGTGCGTATTTAGTATCCCGCTAGGACTGGTAGCGATCGAGGCGGGCTGGATAGTAGCCGAAGTAGGGCGCCAGCCGTGGGTCGTGCAAGACCTCATGACTGTGGGCGTGGGAGCGACGAATTTAGCCGACACCAACATCAAAATTTCGTTCTGGCTATTTGCCGTTTTATTTACGGCGCTTTTGATAGCCGAGATAAAAATCATGCTAAAACAGATAAAAATAGGATTTGAAAACCATGCTTAG
- a CDS encoding DUF4492 domain-containing protein, with protein MIKKYLKNISSLYIDGFRNMKLGKSLWLVIAIKLLIMFGILKVFIFDESLNSKFESDEAKADFVISNLTKE; from the coding sequence ATGATTAAAAAATATCTCAAAAACATATCGTCTTTGTATATCGACGGCTTTAGAAATATGAAACTCGGAAAGAGCCTGTGGCTCGTCATAGCCATCAAGCTGCTCATAATGTTCGGGATTTTAAAAGTATTTATCTTTGATGAAAGTTTAAATTCAAAATTTGAGAGCGACGAGGCTAAAGCCGACTTCGTAATCTCAAATTTGACAAAGGAATAA
- a CDS encoding ABC transporter substrate-binding protein codes for MKRTFLKALLVLFAVFSATQAVAETKVIKDVLGREVKVNLPVKRIALGFYYTDFLAVGGTKALDKVVGFSKEVWTDWTPASWDLYSKALPQLNKLADFGEVEVGTFSVEKVISLKPDLLILASWQYNVLEPDLKPLTDLNIPIVVLDYNREKVELHVKSTKILGEILGEEKRADEIAKLYEDTVKEVGDRIAKANLPKPKIYIEFGRGGPEDIGITYGKDMWGSLIDLAGGDNIAADLVEQWSPINAEQVIAAKPDVIMITGRETELKKEPTAMVMGINIDKAEALKRLDGFKKRVGWSELPAIKNNRLYGLYMGASRTLADMAMVQYIAKALYPQLFKDVDPIKTYVDFHKKYLPVVPVGTIAIQADEK; via the coding sequence ATGAAAAGAACTTTTTTAAAAGCGCTGTTGGTGCTTTTTGCGGTATTTTCGGCGACCCAAGCGGTGGCCGAAACTAAGGTCATAAAAGACGTCTTGGGTCGCGAGGTAAAAGTCAATTTACCCGTTAAACGCATAGCTTTGGGCTTTTACTACACCGACTTTTTAGCCGTCGGCGGCACCAAGGCTTTAGATAAGGTTGTGGGCTTTTCAAAAGAGGTTTGGACGGACTGGACGCCTGCTAGCTGGGACCTATATAGCAAAGCCCTACCGCAGCTAAATAAGCTTGCGGACTTCGGCGAGGTAGAGGTCGGTACGTTTTCGGTAGAAAAAGTTATCTCTCTAAAACCCGATTTGCTAATACTCGCATCTTGGCAGTATAACGTGCTAGAGCCTGATTTAAAGCCTCTAACTGATCTAAATATCCCAATCGTCGTGCTTGATTATAACCGCGAGAAGGTTGAGCTTCACGTAAAAAGCACTAAAATTTTAGGCGAAATTTTAGGCGAGGAAAAAAGAGCAGACGAGATCGCTAAACTATACGAAGACACCGTAAAAGAAGTAGGCGACCGCATCGCAAAAGCAAATTTGCCTAAGCCTAAAATTTACATAGAATTCGGTCGCGGCGGCCCCGAGGATATAGGCATAACCTACGGTAAAGATATGTGGGGTTCGCTGATAGATTTAGCCGGCGGAGATAATATCGCAGCCGATCTAGTAGAACAGTGGTCGCCTATCAACGCCGAGCAAGTCATAGCCGCAAAGCCCGACGTTATAATGATAACAGGCCGTGAAACCGAACTAAAAAAAGAACCGACTGCGATGGTGATGGGCATAAACATAGATAAAGCCGAAGCGCTAAAAAGACTGGACGGATTTAAAAAACGCGTCGGTTGGTCGGAGCTTCCGGCTATCAAAAATAACCGCCTATACGGCCTATATATGGGCGCGTCAAGAACGCTTGCGGATATGGCGATGGTGCAATACATCGCAAAAGCTTTGTATCCGCAGCTATTTAAAGACGTAGATCCGATAAAGACCTACGTTGATTTTCATAAAAAGTACTTGCCTGTCGTTCCCGTCGGAACTATAGCCATCCAAGCGGACGAAAAATGA